Proteins encoded within one genomic window of Salipaludibacillus agaradhaerens:
- the atpB gene encoding F0F1 ATP synthase subunit A — protein sequence MDSHYLKVDLFGIPWMTLNVPNMIMTTVAMVIVFFVCFFMSRKIQMYPKGAQNALEYLVQFIKNIINSTMDWKQGKNFVMLGITIILYVFVANMLGVPFELATADHDVWWSSPTSNPVLTISLAAFVIVLTHIYGLKLKGPKEYGKDYFRPAPFMAPFKIIEDFSNTLTLGMRLYANIYAKEMIMVMLVGLGVSSAFWAFGAFVPLIVFQAFSVFIGSLQAFIFCMLTMVYMSHKVSEDH from the coding sequence TTGGATAGTCACTACTTGAAAGTTGATCTATTTGGTATTCCATGGATGACTTTAAACGTTCCAAATATGATCATGACCACTGTAGCGATGGTAATCGTTTTCTTCGTCTGCTTTTTTATGTCGAGAAAAATCCAGATGTATCCTAAAGGCGCCCAAAATGCATTGGAGTATCTCGTCCAATTTATTAAAAATATTATTAACAGTACGATGGATTGGAAGCAAGGGAAGAACTTTGTTATGTTGGGTATCACGATCATTCTTTACGTGTTTGTGGCGAATATGCTCGGTGTACCGTTTGAGCTTGCCACTGCTGATCACGATGTGTGGTGGAGTTCACCGACATCGAACCCCGTGCTTACCATCTCTTTAGCAGCGTTTGTTATTGTACTAACCCATATTTATGGTTTGAAACTGAAAGGACCAAAAGAATATGGGAAGGACTATTTTCGACCAGCACCATTTATGGCACCTTTTAAAATTATCGAAGACTTCTCGAACACACTGACATTGGGAATGCGTCTTTACGCCAATATATACGCTAAGGAAATGATTATGGTGATGCTTGTAGGTCTTGGTGTATCAAGTGCTTTTTGGGCCTTTGGTGCATTTGTACCGTTGATTGTTTTCCAAGCATTTAGTGTCTTTATTGGTTCATTACAAGCATTCATCTTCTGTATGCTGACGATGGTTTACATGTCGCATAAAGTAAGTGAAGATCACTAA
- the atpE gene encoding F0F1 ATP synthase subunit C — translation MGIVAIAVAIVASFAAIAGAFGVAIVVKSTLQGITRQPEIRGPLQTIMFIGVPLVEALPIFAIVIAFLLLGNI, via the coding sequence ATGGGTATTGTCGCTATTGCAGTCGCTATTGTAGCAAGTTTTGCAGCTATCGCTGGAGCATTTGGGGTGGCTATCGTTGTTAAGAGTACGTTACAAGGAATTACACGTCAACCGGAGATTCGTGGTCCGCTTCAAACAATTATGTTTATCGGTGTACCACTTGTTGAGGCCCTACCTATCTTCGCGATCGTTATTGCCTTCTTACTTCTTGGTAACATTTAA
- the atpF gene encoding F0F1 ATP synthase subunit B, whose translation MNAVYQILAFLVLLMLLKKFAFGPIMDMMDKREQHVADEIASAEKNRKESEKYLAEQREAIQAAREEAKKIMENSKKMSEQQAEEVLANARKEAERMKQSALAEIHTEKEQAVSALREQVSTLSVLVATKVIEKELDEKEQERLIQDTLKEVGEDV comes from the coding sequence ATGAATGCAGTGTATCAAATTTTGGCCTTCCTCGTTCTCTTAATGCTTTTGAAAAAATTCGCGTTTGGACCAATCATGGATATGATGGATAAGCGTGAACAGCATGTGGCTGATGAGATTGCCTCTGCGGAAAAAAACCGTAAAGAGTCAGAGAAGTATTTAGCAGAACAACGAGAAGCCATTCAAGCTGCTCGTGAGGAAGCCAAAAAAATCATGGAAAACTCGAAAAAAATGAGTGAACAGCAAGCAGAAGAAGTATTGGCAAACGCTAGAAAAGAAGCAGAGCGAATGAAACAATCTGCTCTTGCTGAAATTCATACAGAGAAAGAACAAGCTGTCTCCGCACTTCGTGAGCAAGTTTCGACCTTGTCTGTCCTCGTAGCTACTAAAGTCATTGAGAAAGAACTTGATGAGAAGGAGCAGGAAAGACTTATACAGGATACGCTTAAAGAAGTGGGCGAAGACGTATGA